In Musa acuminata AAA Group cultivar baxijiao chromosome BXJ3-9, Cavendish_Baxijiao_AAA, whole genome shotgun sequence, a single genomic region encodes these proteins:
- the LOC135586904 gene encoding putative leucine-rich repeat receptor-like serine/threonine-protein kinase At2g19230 isoform X1, producing MYVDFIPLSFVSTCSSAEEERAMAIFGMRCFSSKKMALLCFFFFFFVAAVQVRAQTTDAGFINIDCGIPENSSYVSGLTYVSDAQYTDTGVNYNVSPASFPALAQRFLTVRSFPDGARNCYTFKSIVPGWKYLIRATFLYGNYDLKNSPSVQFDLYLGVNLWKTINLTDPSSNYLTEAVTEAITDLISVCLVNTGRGTPFISGLDLRPTAASHYPLVNASRSLVLLDRFNMAPTGISIRYPLDPYDRYWFQYTTQPSWDEISANSTVETPGNDHFEVPSKVMQTAVFPANSTKLELSFTPDPGDLDEFYAVMYFAELQQNASRQFFVYLNGALLNDAKPFTPDFLVSDAIYNINPSAGYSELNISLVATESSTLPPLLNAVEVFSTVRNTNVASDGGDVHAMMAIKEWYQVKNNNWAGDPCSPKSYTWDGLNCTFNASGIPRVTALNLSYKGLIREISPSFASLSAIQFLDLSHNNLTGPIPAALAYIPSLKLLDLTDNQLDGSIPSALLERSRNKSITLRTDGNPNLCDDPASCESKPTSRQKGKTAAIVISCVVSVVVLFAAVIILYMLRKKQGLKSSARGTTDKLHNEDELQFENRKFTYRQLQSITDNFERIIGKGGFGTVYYGHLENDTEVAVKMLSQSSSQGTKEFLAEAQHLTRVHHKNLVSMVGYCMDGDHLALVYEFMSQGTLKDHIRGTGTAAPLSWEQRLQIALEAALGLEYLHTGCKPPLIHRDVKTTNILLNERLEAKISDFGLSRTFQSDGHSHVSTRVVGTMGYLDPKYYTKNQLSQKSDVYSFGVVLLELITGQPPVVNDPENTHLVEWVRRRLAKGNIEDVVDPSLQQENVVNSAWKVANVALACAAHASSNRPTMSDVVMQLKESLALHGDGAKLHFQHLSSEKMYTDSGDISQISKFDIEQVGNISDSEGPSAR from the exons CTACGTCTCGGGCCTAACTTACGTCTCCGATGCACAGTATACGGACACCGGTGTCAACTACAACGTCTCGCCGGCGTCCTTCCCTGCTCTCGCTCAGCGATTTTTGACGGTGAGAAGCTTCCCTGACGGAGCTCGCAATTGCTACACCTTCAAGTCGATCGTCCCGGGGTGGAAGTACCTCATCAGAGCAACATTCTTGTACGGGAACTACGACCTCAAAAACAGTCCTTCCGTTCAGTTTGATCTCTACCTCGGCGTCAACCTCTGGAAGACGATAAACCTGACAGATCCATCAAGTAACTATTTGACCGAAGCTGTTACCGAGGCCATCACTGATCTGATATCGGTGTGTCTGGTGAACACCGGCCGTGGGACTCCTTTCATATCGGGGTTGGATCTGAGACCAACGGCGGCGTCTCATTATCCGCTGGTCAACGCCTCTCGCAGTCTGGTTCTTTTGGATCGCTTCAACATGGCGCCGACCGGTATCTCTATCAG GTATCCATTGGACCCGTATGATCGTTATTGGTTCCAATATACAACCCAACCTTCCTGGGATGAGATATCCGCCAACTCCACTGTCGAAACTCCTGGGAATGATCACTTTGAGGTCCCTTCCAAGGTGATGCAGACAGCAGTTTTCCCTGCGAACTCCACCAAACTGGAGCTCAGTTTCACTCCAGATCCTGGAGACCTCGATGAATTCTACGCCGTCATGTACTTCGCCGAGCTGCAGCAGAACGCCTCGAGGCAGTTCTTCGTCTACCTCAACGGAGCCCTGTTGAATGACGCCAAACCTTTCACTCCGGACTTCCTCGTTTCCGACGCCATATATAACATCAATCCTAGCGCAGGATACAGTGAGCTAAACATCTCACTGGTCGCAACAGAGAGTTCCACACTTCCTCCCCTCCTCAACGCCGTGGAGGTCTTCTCGACGGTGCGAAACACGAACGTGGCATCGGATGGTGGAGATG TTCATGCCATGATGGCGATCAAGGAGTGGTATCAGGTGAAGAACAACAATTGGGCAGGCGATCCATGTTCTCCCAAATCTTATACCTGGGATGGGCTTAATTGTACCTTCAATGCATCTGGTATTCCGAGGGTCACTGCACT CAATCTGTCATACAAAGGATTGATTCGTGAAATAAGCCCTTCTTTTGCCAGCCTCAGTGCGATTCAGTTCTT GGATTTATCTCACAACAACTTAACAGGACCAATACCTGCTGCTCTGGCATATATACCATCTCTCAAGCTCTT AGATTTGACAGACAACCAACTCGATGGATCAATTCCTTCTGCTCTTCTCGAGAGATCACGGAATAAATCGATTACTCTAAG AACTGATGGCAACCCAAACCTCTGTGACGATCCTGCTTCTTGCGAGTCAAAGCCGACGTCAAGGCAGAAGGGAAAGACCGCAGCTATCGTTATATCTTGTGTGGTTTCCGTGGTGGTACTCTTTGCGGCGGTAATCATTCTCTACATGCTAAGAAAGAAACAAG GCTTGAAATCCTCGGCAAGAGGAACCACTGATAAGCTTCATAACGAAGATGAATTGCAATTTGAAAATCGAAAGTTCACATATAGGCAGCTGCAGAGCATCACCGACAACTTTGAGAGAATCATTGGAAAAGGAGGATTTGGGACTGTTTATTATGGCCATCTGGAAAATGATACCGAAGTTGCTGTCAAGATGCTATCCCAGTCATCATCACAAGGAACTAAAGAGTTTCTTGCCGAG GCCCAGCATTTGACGAGGGTGCATCACAAGAATCTAGTCTCTATGGTCGGCTACTGCATGGATGGAGATCATTTGGCACTTGTCTACGAGTTCATGTCTCAGGGAACCCTTAAAGACCATATTAGAG GTACTGGCACTGCTGCACCTTTGAGCTGGGAACAGCGCCTACAGATCGCTCTTGAAGCTGCACTAG GACTCGAGTACTTGCACACCGGCTGCAAGCCTCCACTGATTCATAGAGACGTGAAGACCACAAACATCCTCTTGAACGAAAGGCTGGAGGCAAAGATATCAGATTTCGGGCTCTCCAGGACTTTCCAGAGTGACGGCCACAGTCATGTCTCCACCAGGGTCGTCGGCACCATGGGATACCTCGATCCAAA GTACTACACCAAAAACCAACTGAGCCAGAAGAGTGATGTGTATAGCTTTGGGGTGGTTCTCTTGGAGCTGATCACAGGGCAACCTCCGGTGGTTAATGATCCCGAGAACACTCACCTGGTGGAATGGGTTCGCCGAAGGCTTGCAAAAGGGAACATCGAGGACGTGGTCGACCCGAGCCTGCAGCAGGAGAACGTTGTGAATTCTGCTTGGAAGGTGGCCAATGTGGCGCTGGCATGCGCTGCTCATGCGTCGAGCAACAGGCCGACGATGAGTGATGTGGTGATGCAGCTGAAGGAAAGCTTGGCGTTGCACGGTGACGGAGCTAAGCTCCATTTCCAGCACTTGAGCAGCGAGAAGATGTACACTGATTCGGGCGATATAAGCCAGATTAGTAAGTTTGATATCGAGCAGGTTGGGAACATTTCAGATAGCGAAGGCCCTTCAGCAAGGTAA
- the LOC135586904 gene encoding putative leucine-rich repeat receptor-like serine/threonine-protein kinase At2g19230 isoform X2, protein MYVDFIPLSFVSTCSSAEEERAMAIFGMRCFSSKKMALLCFFFFFFVAAVQVRAQTTGFINIDCGIPENSSYVSGLTYVSDAQYTDTGVNYNVSPASFPALAQRFLTVRSFPDGARNCYTFKSIVPGWKYLIRATFLYGNYDLKNSPSVQFDLYLGVNLWKTINLTDPSSNYLTEAVTEAITDLISVCLVNTGRGTPFISGLDLRPTAASHYPLVNASRSLVLLDRFNMAPTGISIRYPLDPYDRYWFQYTTQPSWDEISANSTVETPGNDHFEVPSKVMQTAVFPANSTKLELSFTPDPGDLDEFYAVMYFAELQQNASRQFFVYLNGALLNDAKPFTPDFLVSDAIYNINPSAGYSELNISLVATESSTLPPLLNAVEVFSTVRNTNVASDGGDVHAMMAIKEWYQVKNNNWAGDPCSPKSYTWDGLNCTFNASGIPRVTALNLSYKGLIREISPSFASLSAIQFLDLSHNNLTGPIPAALAYIPSLKLLDLTDNQLDGSIPSALLERSRNKSITLRTDGNPNLCDDPASCESKPTSRQKGKTAAIVISCVVSVVVLFAAVIILYMLRKKQGLKSSARGTTDKLHNEDELQFENRKFTYRQLQSITDNFERIIGKGGFGTVYYGHLENDTEVAVKMLSQSSSQGTKEFLAEAQHLTRVHHKNLVSMVGYCMDGDHLALVYEFMSQGTLKDHIRGTGTAAPLSWEQRLQIALEAALGLEYLHTGCKPPLIHRDVKTTNILLNERLEAKISDFGLSRTFQSDGHSHVSTRVVGTMGYLDPKYYTKNQLSQKSDVYSFGVVLLELITGQPPVVNDPENTHLVEWVRRRLAKGNIEDVVDPSLQQENVVNSAWKVANVALACAAHASSNRPTMSDVVMQLKESLALHGDGAKLHFQHLSSEKMYTDSGDISQISKFDIEQVGNISDSEGPSAR, encoded by the exons CTACGTCTCGGGCCTAACTTACGTCTCCGATGCACAGTATACGGACACCGGTGTCAACTACAACGTCTCGCCGGCGTCCTTCCCTGCTCTCGCTCAGCGATTTTTGACGGTGAGAAGCTTCCCTGACGGAGCTCGCAATTGCTACACCTTCAAGTCGATCGTCCCGGGGTGGAAGTACCTCATCAGAGCAACATTCTTGTACGGGAACTACGACCTCAAAAACAGTCCTTCCGTTCAGTTTGATCTCTACCTCGGCGTCAACCTCTGGAAGACGATAAACCTGACAGATCCATCAAGTAACTATTTGACCGAAGCTGTTACCGAGGCCATCACTGATCTGATATCGGTGTGTCTGGTGAACACCGGCCGTGGGACTCCTTTCATATCGGGGTTGGATCTGAGACCAACGGCGGCGTCTCATTATCCGCTGGTCAACGCCTCTCGCAGTCTGGTTCTTTTGGATCGCTTCAACATGGCGCCGACCGGTATCTCTATCAG GTATCCATTGGACCCGTATGATCGTTATTGGTTCCAATATACAACCCAACCTTCCTGGGATGAGATATCCGCCAACTCCACTGTCGAAACTCCTGGGAATGATCACTTTGAGGTCCCTTCCAAGGTGATGCAGACAGCAGTTTTCCCTGCGAACTCCACCAAACTGGAGCTCAGTTTCACTCCAGATCCTGGAGACCTCGATGAATTCTACGCCGTCATGTACTTCGCCGAGCTGCAGCAGAACGCCTCGAGGCAGTTCTTCGTCTACCTCAACGGAGCCCTGTTGAATGACGCCAAACCTTTCACTCCGGACTTCCTCGTTTCCGACGCCATATATAACATCAATCCTAGCGCAGGATACAGTGAGCTAAACATCTCACTGGTCGCAACAGAGAGTTCCACACTTCCTCCCCTCCTCAACGCCGTGGAGGTCTTCTCGACGGTGCGAAACACGAACGTGGCATCGGATGGTGGAGATG TTCATGCCATGATGGCGATCAAGGAGTGGTATCAGGTGAAGAACAACAATTGGGCAGGCGATCCATGTTCTCCCAAATCTTATACCTGGGATGGGCTTAATTGTACCTTCAATGCATCTGGTATTCCGAGGGTCACTGCACT CAATCTGTCATACAAAGGATTGATTCGTGAAATAAGCCCTTCTTTTGCCAGCCTCAGTGCGATTCAGTTCTT GGATTTATCTCACAACAACTTAACAGGACCAATACCTGCTGCTCTGGCATATATACCATCTCTCAAGCTCTT AGATTTGACAGACAACCAACTCGATGGATCAATTCCTTCTGCTCTTCTCGAGAGATCACGGAATAAATCGATTACTCTAAG AACTGATGGCAACCCAAACCTCTGTGACGATCCTGCTTCTTGCGAGTCAAAGCCGACGTCAAGGCAGAAGGGAAAGACCGCAGCTATCGTTATATCTTGTGTGGTTTCCGTGGTGGTACTCTTTGCGGCGGTAATCATTCTCTACATGCTAAGAAAGAAACAAG GCTTGAAATCCTCGGCAAGAGGAACCACTGATAAGCTTCATAACGAAGATGAATTGCAATTTGAAAATCGAAAGTTCACATATAGGCAGCTGCAGAGCATCACCGACAACTTTGAGAGAATCATTGGAAAAGGAGGATTTGGGACTGTTTATTATGGCCATCTGGAAAATGATACCGAAGTTGCTGTCAAGATGCTATCCCAGTCATCATCACAAGGAACTAAAGAGTTTCTTGCCGAG GCCCAGCATTTGACGAGGGTGCATCACAAGAATCTAGTCTCTATGGTCGGCTACTGCATGGATGGAGATCATTTGGCACTTGTCTACGAGTTCATGTCTCAGGGAACCCTTAAAGACCATATTAGAG GTACTGGCACTGCTGCACCTTTGAGCTGGGAACAGCGCCTACAGATCGCTCTTGAAGCTGCACTAG GACTCGAGTACTTGCACACCGGCTGCAAGCCTCCACTGATTCATAGAGACGTGAAGACCACAAACATCCTCTTGAACGAAAGGCTGGAGGCAAAGATATCAGATTTCGGGCTCTCCAGGACTTTCCAGAGTGACGGCCACAGTCATGTCTCCACCAGGGTCGTCGGCACCATGGGATACCTCGATCCAAA GTACTACACCAAAAACCAACTGAGCCAGAAGAGTGATGTGTATAGCTTTGGGGTGGTTCTCTTGGAGCTGATCACAGGGCAACCTCCGGTGGTTAATGATCCCGAGAACACTCACCTGGTGGAATGGGTTCGCCGAAGGCTTGCAAAAGGGAACATCGAGGACGTGGTCGACCCGAGCCTGCAGCAGGAGAACGTTGTGAATTCTGCTTGGAAGGTGGCCAATGTGGCGCTGGCATGCGCTGCTCATGCGTCGAGCAACAGGCCGACGATGAGTGATGTGGTGATGCAGCTGAAGGAAAGCTTGGCGTTGCACGGTGACGGAGCTAAGCTCCATTTCCAGCACTTGAGCAGCGAGAAGATGTACACTGATTCGGGCGATATAAGCCAGATTAGTAAGTTTGATATCGAGCAGGTTGGGAACATTTCAGATAGCGAAGGCCCTTCAGCAAGGTAA